A genomic stretch from Plasmodium brasilianum strain Bolivian I chromosome 9, whole genome shotgun sequence includes:
- a CDS encoding XTBD domain-containing protein, with the protein MSEDQIKMNDENMTKEEREVLIEANTKKEWESNGQWLKRKEFLLKMLKYHKKNNVKIDVDKFSKMGHIFYNMKYLSCTYSSQVVDEMNKYQDS; encoded by the coding sequence ATGTCAGAAGATCAAATCAAAATGAACGATGAAAATATGACGAAAGAAGAAAGAGAAGTTTTAATTGAGGcaaatacaaaaaaggaaTGGGAGTCCAACGGGCAGTggttaaaaagaaaagaatttcttttaaaaatgttaaaatatcACAAAAAGAATAATGTTAAAATTGATGTAGATAAGTTTTCAAAAATGggtcatatattttacaacaTGAAATACCTTAGCTGTACCTATAGCTCGCAGGTTGTAGATGAAATGAACAAATACCAAGATAGTTGA
- a CDS encoding kelch domain-containing protein, protein MENQSIAPYEINPEEKGIIEKEHSLNNENSVPSGGKIKEENVVQKRENTVSTQSAPNISIIPSTLNTHITPSTLNSLNAQNVQKAQNLVNTQNVRSVQNAQNDQNVQNIQNVQNDQNVQNAQNIQNIQNTENIENVQNEKNVQHAENAENAQDGKKKDTGKAENEKRSFFNSKPNDEVSKGFPSPPVFHLTEIMHNERCFKRTKGHISVEINGDICIYGGMLQNKCVDNFIRYVPGINLFEKVRLNSNDIMPRAFHSGNVITEDNKNSIVIFGGINEENQIVNETYKFDFQAKKWEHIQNKVNPVPRYKHASCSFSDTVYIHGGLDLNNSLLSDLWVLSGNVWRELSQLDIIPEARCAHSLIFSIYGNARLIFLFGGNKKGFSGALGDTWIFNTSTNRWREVTNTTGPKPCSRWGHAAQLFDNEWMIIYGGITNGWIENYALSDMYALNIYTFSWFEVDISTSKNFSRGYFGSLCLVPYKKSLHVFGGCDESNEYSDVFNMSPLVTYVSYKTLTGKIEQLNSRMNNINDNANDNENISLVEFELQITDLKKEINNINNMMRTFESKFYALEKLNEQCEKLLSKNINSEALEKLEQRIRKLESTNVLMKHDSI, encoded by the exons ATGGAAAACCAAAGCATCGCCCCATATGAAATAAATCCTGAAGAAAAAGGCATCATTGAAAAGGAACACTCACTAAATAACGAAAACAGTGTTCCTTCAGGggggaaaataaaagaagaaaatgtaGTACAAAAGAGAGAAAACACAGTAAGTACACAAAGCGCTCCAAACATATCGATTATACCAAGCACACTAAATACACATATCACACCATCTACACTCAATTCACTAAATGCacaaaatgtacaaaaagCACAAAATTTAGTAAATACACAAAATGTACGAAGTGTACAAAATGCACAAAACGATCAAAATGttcaaaatattcaaaatgtacaaaatgatcaaaatgtacaaaatgctcaaaatattcaaaatattcaaaacacagaaaatattgaaaatgtgcaaaatgaaaaaaatgtacagcACGCTGAAAATGCGGAAAATGCACaagatggaaaaaaaaaggatacaGGTAAAgcggaaaatgaaaaaagaagtttCTTTAACTCAAAACCAAATGATGAAGTGTCCAAAGGATTTCCTTCTCCCCctgtttttcatttaactGAAATAATGCACAATGAAAGATGTTTCAAAAGAACAAAAGGTCATATATCAGTGGAAATAAATGgggatatatgtatatatggtGGTAtgttacaaaataaatgtgttgataattttataagatATGTACCAggaattaatttatttgaaaaggTACGTTTGAATTCAAATGATATAATGCCTAGAGCATTTCACTCAGGAAATGTGATAACagaagataataaaaatagcattGTTATATTTGGTGgtataaatgaagaaaatcaAATTGTTAAtgaaacatataaatttgaTTTTCAAGCGAAAAAATGGGAacatattcaaaataaagtaaatcCTGTACCAAGATATAAACATGCATCTTGTAGTTTTAGTGAtactgtatatatacatggaGGATTAGACCTAAACAATTCATTATTATCTGATCTATGGGTCTTATCAGGTAATGTATGGAGAGAACTTTCACAACTTGATATAATCCCTGAAGCTAGATGTGCACATAGCTTAATTTTCTCCATATATGGAAATGCAAGactaattttcttatttggtggtaataaaaaaggttTCAGTGGAGCATTAGGTGATACCTGGATTTTTAATACTAGCACCAATAGATGGCGAGAAGTTACCAATACCACTGGTCCCAAACCTTGTTCACGATGGGG cCATGCTGCACAGCTCTTTGATAATGAATGGATGATAATATATGGAGGAATTACAAATGGATGGATTGAAAATTATGCCTTGTctg ATATGTACGCActgaatatatacacattctCATGGTTTGAAGTTGACATAAGTACATCAAAGAATTTCAGTAGAGGATATTTCGGGTCCTTATGCTTGGTACCGTATAAAAAATCTTTGCATGTTTTTGGCGGGTGTGATGAATCAAACGAATATTCTGATGTGTTCAATATGTCACCCCTTGTAACTTATGTGTCATATAAAACATTGACAGGAAAAATTGAACAACTAAATTCTCGAATGAATAACATTAATGATAATGCaaatgataatgaaaatatcaGTTTAGTAGAATTTGAGCTCCAAATTactgatttaaaaaaagaaattaacaatataaacaatatGATGAGAACATTCGAATCGAAATTTTATG CACTTGAAAAACTAAATGAGCAATGCGAAAAGTTGctttcaaaaaatatcaaCTCGGAAGCTTTGGAGAAATTAGAGCAGCGTATAAGAAAATTGGAGTCAACAAATGTTTTAATGAAACATGACAGCATATAG